From the Toxoplasma gondii ME49 chromosome VIIa, whole genome shotgun sequence genome, one window contains:
- a CDS encoding hypothetical protein (encoded by transcript TGME49_202025) codes for MTEPKDVPACPSTSEFTSGLGNWYLRLKAYRRRSGHHQVVAPREQLTQQVPTHQGVPGPWNSLSSAMLTATSRLPWRIQSRRRLPRDHKTNSIPDIACKQLMHNPVAERHTENPRDSLSLSSALPSSSSFLGVGSPTHVRTAIEGVAGGNRHSSSSGKTVHGLRMSCGGDVEENLKDCKCSESDNVRTSLFTSQLVGGLASPPERVSNRAGPVTSDETLHPTLDSRSVSEAHHSSSGTCSVSDKRTGNSIQGTAVCGKNHSASAESAAELRSLKSSRRTRSRPHVRPKFRAAHTTVTGCSCANYNSGIPSFVTLKKHSYSDRRSSSTATVSDGEKEHSSRFKKHERSMLCSQPVHPCDQSESTALKDEGQIRVKQEGRNLSCDGNENNAATGALGKLRRDSAVVALTGGNPHLNHSVRSFSTPAASPNLRPLAEGKTSWWTGLSSFTERLRGSGKGKERNTQSVQLVNEMTGIPQCDVNALPQLCRAHIHVAEFMNDELRGALAHHPMQDEALHLRWRSEATRPLLVHASLDVTCDDISGSVAGCGSSVKVYDIALSVTETFAALRLKCPEGWITAECVDASAWNRCCVCRSRNFCRLWTRDVVRDVDAQESQNIWTSSVTGGCSGTDHQRHYGLLQSCSCLAPLSIEDPSARSLSVSAPNEHECVCMGGDVYLDKERSPSSALVSGGSDHRSSMDMNLKHGPGTSCGMQLSETPMIPRGSSTGCGDGVFGSILGRMKSQSTNSKDVSVTRLRPVSRTTGKRGVTRLKSYLGINSAGTTCRKRDRKDVEDRERNGASWKRESCLLRCASNATSTQGTYSREPTQRWYFRVCRRRCQPALLCMDKSSREQTSGADRSNISQFATWGAACCAQDSELQGTGKRRLYRHNERRHMCTTGDRVCSEREACTGRGQDACLHGACRLVSEDVVQIWARTEEGWNRTDDEAYPASKGQVALWRNDGDAYGCETRGHSASLVTPGALSLYAVRSLLRAGSGRHRTQCSNDRLNDMQNANAIQERKLEISCRVHEASRRSSKFDALGRNSKKSHVEERHKHPVFGRRAPRGHCSESSVMRGPRMTETSPSRRTDKGTDSYYQVHPSEDVDSSSGGQEERLREQRTSETGFDTDDRAADRPSCLAAVDMLSQDSRTDTRLSPRFEISNRAEVPRLLRQRWLLYRVCGRSVVAVGSSISPFSPTVPATGVPVYLRA; via the exons ATGACAGAACCAAAAGATGTTCCCGCCTGCCCTTCTACGTCGGAATTTACGTCTGGCCTCGGTAACTGGTATCTGCGCTTGAAAGCCTACCGACGCCGTTCAGGTCATCACCAGGTGGTGGCGCCGAGGGAGCAGCTGACACAACAGGTCCCAACACATCAGGGTGTGCCAGGGCCATGGAACTCACTCTCAAGTGCAATGCTTACGGCAACGTCTCGGCTGCCTTGGCGAATACAGAGCCGGAGGAGGCTACCGCGAGACCACAAAACGAATAGTATTCCTGACATTGCTTGCAAGCAGCTCATGCACAACCCGgttgcagagagacacacagagaacccgagagactctctctcgctttcttcagcACTGCCGTCATCATCGTCCTTCCTGGGCGTAGGTTCACCAACGCATGTGCGTACCGCGATAGAAGGTGTAGCGGGCGGCAACCGCCACTCTTCCTCGAGCGGCAAGACAGTGCATGGACTGAGGATGTCATGTGGAGGAGACGTTGAAGAAAATTTGAAGGATTGCAAATGCAGCGAAAGCGATAATGTCAGAACATCGCTATTCACTTCTCAGCTTGTCGGAGGGCTGGCGTCGCCACCGGAGAGAGTAAGCAATCGTGCCGGACCTGTTACTAGTGATGAAACATTGCATCCGACGTTAGACTCTCGCAGCGTTTCAGAGGCGCATCATTCTTCCAGTGGGACCTGTTCAGTTTCCGACAAGCGAACAGGCAACTCGATTCAGGGCACAGCCGTGTGCGGGAAGAATCACAGTGCTTCCGCGGAATCAGCGGCAGAACTGCGGTCTCTAAAATCGTCTAGGAGGACCAGGTCACGGCCACATGTGCGCCCCAAATTCAGGGCGGCGCATACGACCGTTACCGGGTGCTCCTGTGCTAACTACAACAGTGGCATCCCTTCATTCGTCACCCTGAAGAAACATTCGTATTCGGATAGACGGAGCAGCAGTACTGCAACAGTGTCagacggggagaaagaacacaGTAGCAGATTCAAAAAGCATGAAAGAAGCATGCTTTGTTCTCAGCCGGTTCACCCATGTGACCAGTCTGAAAGTACGGCGCTCAAAGATGAGGGGCAAATCCGTGTGAAACAAGAGGGAAGGAACCTGTCATGCGACGGCAATGAAAACAATGCAGCCACAGGAGCACTTGGCAAGCTAAGGCGAGACTCAGCGGTTGTCGCATTGACAGGAGGAAATCCACACCTAAACCACTCAGTGCGGAGTTTCTCCACTCCGGCAGCTTCACCTAACCTTCGTCCACTTGCAGAAGGTAAAACGTCATGGTGGACGGGACTTTCAAGTTTTACCGAGAGGCTTCGAGGCAGTGGAAAgggaaaagagcgaaacactcaatcggtgCAGCTCGTGAACGAGATGACGGGTATTCCACAATGCGACGTCAACGCACTACCGCAGCTATGCCGAGCTCATATTCACGTTGCCGAGTTCATGAACGACGAGCTTCGAGGAGCACTTGCTCACCATCCAATGCAGGACGAG GCACTACATCTTCGATGGCGGAGTGAAGCAACTCGCCCTCTACTTGTCCATGCGAGCCTGGATGTCACCTGCGACGATATCAGTGGATCCGTCGCTGGTTGTGGTTCTTCTGTGAAG GTCTACGACATTGCTCTCAGCGTTACGGAAACATTCGCAGCGTTGCGCCTGAAGTGTCCAGAAGGATGGATCACAGCGGAGTGTGTCGATGCATCTGCCTGGAACCGATGCTGCGTTTGCCGCAGTCGCAACTTCTGTCGCTTGTGGACGCGCGATGTGGTTCGAGATGTTGATGCACAAGAATCACAAAACATCTGGACAAGCAGCGTGACGGGCGGATGTTCTGGAACCGACCATCAACGACACTACGGACTCTTACAATCGTGCAGTTGCCTTGCACCATTGAGCATCGAAGATCCTTCTGCTCGGTCGCTTTCCGTTTCCGCTCCGAATGAACATGAATGTGTATGCATGGGAGGAGATGTATATTTGGATAAGGAACGGTCTCCGTCCAGCGCCTTGGTCTCGGGTGGAAGCGATCACCGGAGCAGTATGGACATGAACCTCAAGCACGGGCCAGGAACGTCATGCGGAATGCAGCTCTCTGAAACACCAATGATACCGAGAGGGAGTAGCACCGGGTGCGGTGACGGTGTATTCGGCTCAATCCTTGGACGGATGAAGAGCCAGAGCACCAACAGCAAAGACGTGTCGGTCACCAGACTGCGTCCTGTGTCGCGAACAACCGGAAAGAGAGGTGTTACACGGCTTAAGAGTTATTTGGGGATAAACAGCGCTGGGACTACGTgtcggaagagagacagaaaagatgTGGaggaccgagagagaaacggtgCCTCATGGAAACGTGAATCGTGCCTTTTACGATGTGCAAGCAACGCGACATCGACCCAGGGGACCTATAGCAGAGAGCCGACACAGCGATGGTACTTCCGCGTTTGTCGCCGACGGTGCCAACCAGCTCTTCTGTGTATGGACAAAAGTAGCCGCGAGCAGACATCTGGGGCTGACAGGTCGAACATCAGTCAATTTGCCACGTGGGGTGCTGCATGCTGTGCCCAGGATAGTGAGCTACAGGGTACGGGGAAACGGAGGCTTTACCGCCATAACGAGAGACGACATATGTGTACGACAGGGGATCGGGTTTGCAGTGAGCGTGAAGCTTGTACAGGTCGTGGGCAGGACGCCTGTCTTCATGGAGCCTGCCGCCTTGTTAGTGAGGATGTTGTGCAAATTTGGGCAAGAACGGAAGAAGGTTGGAATCGCACGGACGACGAGGCGTACCCGGCTTCGAAAGGACAGGTAGCATTGTGGAGAAATGACGGTGATGCATATGGTTGCGAAACACGAGGGCATTCGGCCAGCCTTGTGACCCCTGGAGCGTTGTCTCTGTATGCGGTCAGGTCACTCTTACGTGCAGGCAGCGGGAGACACCGAACGCAGTGCAGTAACGATCGGCTTAATGACATGCAAAATGCGAACGCAATtcaagagaggaaactggaAATCAGCTGTCGTGTTCACGAGGCTTCACGGCGCAGCTCGAAGTTTGATGCGCTAGGCAGGAATTCGAAAAAGTCACATGTAGAAGAGAGACATAAACATCCCGTTTTTGGAAGGAGGGCGCCTAGAGGACACTGCAGTGAAAGCAGTGTGATGCGGGGGCCACGCATGACGGAAACATCCCCTTCACGGAGAACAGACAAGGGAACCGATAGTTACTATCAAGTGCATCCGTCAGAAGATGTAGACTCCAGTAGTGGTGGCCAAGAGGAGCGGCTGAGAGAGCAACGAACGTCAGAGACGGGGTTCGATACAGATGACCGAGCAGCAGATCGGCCGTCCTGCCTTGCAGCCGTGGATATGCTGTCGCAAGATTCCAGAACGGACACACGCCTGTCGCCTAGGTTCGAAATTAGCAACCGAGCGGAGGtgccgcgtctcctccgacAGCGGTGGCTTTTGTATCGCGTCTGTGGACGCAGCGTCGTTGCAGTAGG GTCGTCGATCTCCCCGTTTTCGCCGACG GTGCCTGCCACCGGTGTGCCCGTCTATCTGAGAGCCTAA